In Halorhabdus rudnickae, the following proteins share a genomic window:
- a CDS encoding winged helix-turn-helix domain-containing protein yields MASVDLLRTLGNKYSAEILDATDEPKSAQELSDQLDIPIATCYRRIDELTDHDLLELHDNVLSDDRRRIKVYRRNVDAIEVDFDESLLIDVQERSEVTNRLDEAWRTLSES; encoded by the coding sequence ATGGCATCGGTCGATTTACTCCGGACACTCGGGAACAAGTACAGCGCCGAGATCCTGGACGCGACCGACGAACCGAAATCGGCACAGGAACTGAGTGACCAACTCGACATCCCGATCGCGACGTGTTATCGACGGATCGACGAACTTACCGACCACGATCTGCTCGAACTTCACGATAACGTCCTCTCGGACGACCGACGGCGTATCAAGGTCTACCGGCGCAACGTCGATGCCATCGAGGTCGACTTCGACGAGTCACTGCTGATCGATGTCCAGGAGCGGTCGGAGGTCACGAACCGACTCGATGAAGCCTGGCGCACTCTCTCAGAATCCTGA
- a CDS encoding RAD55 family ATPase: MIELTKTGIEGLDSILNGGIVSNSTTLVIGTPGAGKSILGLQFIYNGVEQFDERGIFLSFEENAADLRAAAESIGFDRWAEFEEAKDIKVYDKQRLLQQNDFSETLDVLLEDIDQGEYDRLVLDSLAMFELFFEDESEQRTYLLKFTDILKQNGLTSLLTNEQAAVFPDTDIGLENFLTDGNIYLIQTPTESGVNRYVWVAKMRKQNIETDIYPMEITQGGIEVHDSASAFSMMNDSTSPI; encoded by the coding sequence ATGATCGAACTCACCAAAACTGGTATCGAAGGACTCGACTCGATTCTCAACGGCGGGATCGTCAGCAACTCGACAACGCTCGTCATCGGGACACCCGGTGCCGGCAAGAGCATTCTGGGGTTGCAATTTATCTACAACGGCGTCGAACAGTTCGACGAACGAGGCATCTTCCTGTCCTTCGAGGAGAATGCAGCGGACCTCCGTGCCGCCGCCGAGTCGATCGGCTTCGACCGCTGGGCAGAGTTCGAAGAAGCGAAGGACATCAAGGTCTACGACAAACAACGGCTGTTACAGCAGAACGATTTCTCTGAGACGCTCGACGTGCTTCTCGAGGATATCGACCAGGGGGAGTACGATCGCCTTGTCTTGGACTCGCTGGCGATGTTCGAACTGTTCTTCGAAGACGAGAGCGAGCAACGTACCTACCTGTTAAAGTTCACTGACATCCTCAAGCAGAACGGGCTGACCAGCCTCTTGACAAACGAACAGGCGGCTGTGTTCCCCGACACGGACATCGGCCTTGAGAACTTCCTCACGGATGGAAACATTTACTTGATACAGACGCCGACCGAGTCGGGAGTCAACCGGTACGTCTGGGTGGCGAAAATGCGAAAGCAGAACATCGAGACGGATATCTATCCGATGGAGATTACCCAGGGGGGTATCGAGGTTCACGACAGCGCCAGCGCCTTCTCGATGATGAACGACTCGACATCTCCGATCTGA
- a CDS encoding archaellin/type IV pilin N-terminal domain-containing protein: MFERKSDKPNERAQVGIGTLIVFIAMVLVAAIAAGVLINTAGFLQSSAEQSGEQAAEQVTNRLVEVNTVGTVNDSSGTSNIATIEMTTKLAPGSADVNLEDTTMQWVSPDESAQLVATGSDNPGGLDTFSWTPVQDNDGSISNDSTLNDPVDRAEISIDLAGSSNLTSLEGGASAELQVNTRSGGQTTVTLVVPDSLSNKNTVQL, from the coding sequence ATGTTCGAACGCAAAAGCGACAAACCGAACGAACGAGCCCAGGTCGGGATCGGGACACTCATCGTGTTCATCGCGATGGTGCTGGTCGCGGCGATCGCGGCGGGCGTGCTGATCAACACGGCCGGGTTCCTCCAGAGTAGTGCCGAACAGAGCGGTGAACAGGCAGCCGAGCAGGTCACCAATCGACTAGTGGAAGTGAATACAGTCGGAACTGTCAATGACAGTAGTGGCACGTCGAATATCGCCACTATTGAGATGACGACGAAGCTTGCTCCAGGATCTGCAGACGTCAACCTGGAAGATACGACGATGCAATGGGTCTCGCCGGACGAAAGCGCCCAGCTGGTGGCCACGGGTTCAGACAATCCGGGTGGTCTTGACACCTTCAGTTGGACACCAGTGCAGGACAACGACGGATCCATTTCGAACGATTCGACGCTAAACGATCCTGTGGATCGTGCTGAGATTAGCATCGATCTTGCAGGCAGTAGTAACCTGACTTCACTCGAAGGCGGCGCGTCAGCCGAACTCCAAGTGAACACTCGATCCGGTGGCCAGACGACGGTGACGTTGGTCGTGCCAGACTCGCTATCGAACAAGAATACGGTCCAGCTGTAA
- a CDS encoding chemotaxis protein CheW, with translation MSDSTGQVLEFELGEETYCVSIDYVTEIVDVGELTAVPSSPRHVEGVMDLRGRTTAIVDPKVVFDIDDSGEERRIVVFDPDIVQDQEAAGWLVDEVRQVRQVDPENVDASPAGMGASSIKGIVKREEGFVIWVDPAAVHAE, from the coding sequence ATGTCAGATTCAACCGGACAAGTCCTGGAGTTCGAACTCGGCGAGGAGACGTACTGCGTGAGTATCGACTATGTGACCGAGATCGTCGACGTCGGGGAGCTGACGGCCGTCCCGAGCTCGCCCCGCCACGTCGAGGGCGTCATGGACTTACGCGGGCGGACGACTGCCATCGTCGACCCGAAGGTCGTCTTCGACATCGACGACTCCGGCGAGGAACGGCGGATCGTCGTCTTCGATCCCGATATCGTCCAAGATCAGGAGGCCGCCGGCTGGCTGGTCGACGAGGTTCGCCAGGTTCGGCAGGTCGACCCGGAGAACGTCGATGCCTCTCCGGCAGGGATGGGCGCCAGTTCCATCAAAGGTATCGTCAAACGTGAAGAGGGGTTCGTCATCTGGGTCGATCCAGCGGCCGTCCACGCCGAGTGA
- a CDS encoding DUF7500 family protein translates to MVTGDDEEDDGRVLAPEELDISDDEHVAEIEDGRYVVSPNDPISDVDGIDTVDSSSPSPSETESEPSTEPESTPEPSTSDDPDTAPQQASDPGPTRPAELTEADVEAWLRESFRKADSRYGFHVTATFDGRVSQRRMMSNDVVTIFESLILWYAQHIDSETPVEEILGILLTESNVPISYPTERLSSLVKAHGLGPEDSIADLLERVDDDGFEL, encoded by the coding sequence ATGGTTACGGGAGACGACGAAGAGGACGACGGACGTGTCCTAGCTCCCGAGGAGTTGGACATCTCTGACGACGAGCACGTCGCCGAGATCGAGGACGGCCGCTACGTCGTCTCCCCGAACGATCCGATCAGCGACGTGGATGGGATCGACACTGTCGACTCGAGCTCGCCGTCGCCAAGCGAGACAGAAAGCGAGCCGTCGACGGAACCGGAGTCCACTCCGGAACCATCGACATCGGACGATCCTGATACCGCGCCACAGCAGGCGAGCGATCCGGGACCGACGCGTCCAGCGGAATTGACAGAGGCAGACGTCGAGGCGTGGCTCCGGGAGTCTTTCCGGAAAGCCGACTCCCGGTACGGGTTTCACGTGACGGCGACGTTCGACGGCCGAGTCTCCCAGCGCCGGATGATGTCCAACGACGTGGTGACTATTTTCGAGAGCCTGATCCTGTGGTACGCCCAGCATATCGACAGCGAAACGCCTGTCGAGGAGATTCTCGGTATCCTGCTGACCGAATCAAATGTTCCGATCAGCTACCCGACTGAACGACTCTCGAGTCTCGTCAAGGCACACGGTCTCGGCCCCGAGGACTCGATCGCGGACCTGCTGGAACGCGTCGACGACGACGGCTTCGAACTCTGA
- a CDS encoding DUF7521 family protein — translation MIELLYAILTLVFVVAGLTMVGMAMRAYVQTSRRAMLHLSVGFALAVAGAAATMISAFITGFDGTRGLLLVNSGLTTFGYLFVMYSLVTYQA, via the coding sequence GTGATCGAACTCCTCTATGCGATTTTGACCCTCGTCTTCGTCGTCGCGGGGTTGACAATGGTCGGCATGGCGATGCGGGCGTACGTCCAGACGTCTCGCCGCGCGATGCTTCACCTGTCCGTCGGCTTTGCCCTCGCGGTAGCGGGTGCCGCGGCGACGATGATCAGCGCGTTCATTACCGGCTTCGACGGGACCCGCGGGCTGTTGCTCGTCAACAGCGGGTTGACGACCTTCGGGTACCTCTTTGTGATGTACAGTCTGGTGACCTACCAGGCTTGA
- the cheY gene encoding chemotaxis protein CheY, translated as MPEVLIADDSEFMRNLLREILEEDHQIVDEVENGVEAVEAYKDNEPDLVMMDIVMPIRDGIEATDEIKSSNPDANVIMCTSVGQEEKMKEAVKAGADGYITKPFQKPSVMEAIEDVVPS; from the coding sequence ATGCCAGAAGTATTGATCGCGGACGACTCGGAATTCATGCGCAACCTGCTTCGTGAGATCTTAGAAGAGGACCACCAGATCGTCGACGAGGTCGAGAACGGTGTTGAAGCCGTCGAGGCCTACAAGGACAACGAACCGGACCTCGTCATGATGGACATCGTCATGCCCATCAGGGACGGTATCGAGGCCACCGACGAGATCAAGTCCTCGAACCCCGACGCCAACGTCATCATGTGCACTAGCGTCGGACAGGAGGAAAAGATGAAAGAAGCCGTCAAGGCCGGGGCTGACGGGTACATCACCAAGCCGTTCCAGAAGCCAAGCGTGATGGAGGCCATCGAGGACGTCGTCCCATCGTGA